One part of the Leptolyngbya sp. FACHB-261 genome encodes these proteins:
- the accC gene encoding acetyl-CoA carboxylase biotin carboxylase subunit: MTPFSSEARRDIAPVPQKEISKILIANRGEIALRILRTCEEMGIATVAVHSTVDRNALHVQLADEAVCIGEPPSAKSYLNIPNIIAAALTRNATAIHPGYGFLAENARFAEICADHQLTFIGPTPAAITAMGDKSTAKETMQWAKVPTVPGSDGLIESESQALNLATKIGYPVMIKATAGGGGRGMRFVPSELELLRLLRAAQGEAEAAFGNPGVYLEKFIERPRHIEFQILADAHGNVIHLGERDCSIQRRHQKLLEEAPSPALSPELRAKMGTAAVKAAQAINYTGAGTVEFLLDRHGNFYFMEMNTRIQVEHPVTEMITGLDLIAEQIRIARGEKLRLTQEQVVLNGHAIECRINAEDPEHNFRPHPGRISGYLPPGGPGVRMDSHVYTDYVIPPYYDSLIGKLIVWAPDRSGAIIRMRRALRECAITGLPTTIAFHQKIMQNPAFIKADVYTNFVQQLMEAEEAAKLAG, from the coding sequence ATGACGCCGTTCTCGTCAGAGGCCCGGAGAGACATTGCGCCAGTGCCCCAAAAAGAGATTTCTAAAATCTTGATTGCCAATCGGGGCGAGATTGCATTACGGATCCTGCGTACCTGCGAAGAGATGGGAATTGCTACGGTTGCCGTCCACTCCACTGTGGATCGCAATGCGCTGCATGTTCAACTGGCTGATGAAGCGGTCTGCATCGGCGAGCCGCCCAGTGCCAAAAGTTATCTCAACATCCCCAATATCATTGCGGCTGCCCTGACGCGCAACGCCACCGCCATTCATCCAGGCTATGGTTTCCTAGCGGAGAACGCTCGTTTCGCTGAAATTTGTGCCGACCACCAATTGACTTTCATTGGTCCCACGCCCGCAGCAATTACGGCAATGGGGGACAAATCCACAGCCAAAGAGACGATGCAATGGGCCAAAGTGCCCACAGTTCCGGGTAGCGATGGCTTGATTGAAAGCGAGTCTCAAGCTTTGAATCTAGCGACTAAAATTGGCTACCCCGTGATGATTAAAGCCACGGCAGGTGGCGGTGGGCGCGGTATGCGCTTTGTCCCCAGCGAACTAGAATTGCTGCGTCTACTGCGAGCCGCTCAGGGCGAAGCAGAAGCCGCTTTTGGCAACCCTGGCGTTTATTTGGAGAAATTCATTGAGCGGCCACGCCACATTGAGTTTCAGATTTTGGCGGATGCTCACGGCAATGTCATTCACTTAGGTGAACGAGATTGCTCAATTCAGCGTCGCCACCAAAAATTGCTAGAAGAAGCGCCCAGCCCAGCCTTGAGCCCGGAACTGCGCGCGAAGATGGGAACGGCTGCGGTAAAAGCCGCTCAGGCGATTAACTACACTGGCGCCGGTACTGTGGAGTTTTTGCTAGATCGCCATGGCAATTTCTACTTTATGGAGATGAACACCCGCATTCAGGTGGAGCACCCGGTCACTGAGATGATTACGGGGCTCGATCTGATTGCCGAGCAAATTCGCATTGCGCGGGGCGAAAAACTGCGGCTGACCCAAGAGCAAGTCGTGCTCAATGGCCATGCGATCGAATGCCGGATCAACGCCGAAGATCCTGAACACAACTTTCGACCCCATCCCGGTCGGATTAGCGGCTACTTACCGCCTGGTGGCCCCGGTGTGCGCATGGATTCCCACGTCTACACAGACTACGTAATCCCGCCTTATTACGACTCCTTAATCGGTAAGTTGATTGTCTGGGCACCTGATCGAAGCGGTGCCATTATCCGCATGCGGCGAGCGCTACGGGAATGCGCGATTACCGGCTTGCCTACCACTATTGCTTTTCACCAAAAGATTATGCAAAACCCAGCCTTCATCAAGGCTGATGTTTACACAAACTTTGTGCAGCAGTTGATGGAAGCGGAGGAGGCTGCTAAGTTAGCCGGATAG
- the ribD gene encoding bifunctional diaminohydroxyphosphoribosylaminopyrimidine deaminase/5-amino-6-(5-phosphoribosylamino)uracil reductase RibD, producing MTSPIDPNWMDRCLELAARAQGRTAPNPMVGSVVLQGDQVLGAGFHPGAGQPHAEVFALRAAGEQARGSTLYVNLEPCNHYGRTPPCTEAILQAGVARVVVGMVDPDPRVSGGGIERLRTNGIEVIVGVQEAACQQLNEAFVHRVTQKRPFGILKYAMTLDGHIAAPTGHSFWVTGEAARTEVHRLRSICDAVIVGSNTVRQDNPQLTCRLEAGRNPLRIVMSRSLNLPEKAHLWDTATAPTLVLTEANPDPSKLQPDTHGQQLRQQFRQLLEKQGVEVVELDLLTPKTALDYLYSRGLLTVLWECGGTLAAQAIREGTVQKLLAFIAPKIIGGSGFTPVADLGFTEMTQALQLKQLQVRQLGQDWLFEGYL from the coding sequence ATGACATCTCCAATTGATCCCAACTGGATGGACCGCTGCCTAGAATTGGCTGCTCGTGCTCAGGGTCGCACAGCTCCCAATCCAATGGTCGGTTCAGTGGTCCTCCAGGGCGATCAGGTCCTGGGCGCAGGCTTCCATCCCGGGGCCGGTCAGCCCCACGCCGAAGTGTTTGCCCTGCGCGCAGCCGGGGAGCAGGCGCGAGGCAGCACCCTCTACGTCAACCTGGAACCCTGCAATCACTACGGACGCACGCCGCCCTGCACCGAAGCGATTTTGCAAGCAGGCGTGGCGCGAGTGGTGGTTGGCATGGTCGATCCCGATCCCCGCGTTTCGGGCGGTGGCATCGAACGGTTGCGGACCAATGGCATCGAGGTGATCGTGGGCGTGCAAGAGGCCGCCTGTCAGCAACTCAACGAAGCCTTCGTGCATCGCGTCACCCAAAAACGCCCCTTCGGCATTCTCAAATACGCCATGACCCTGGATGGTCATATCGCCGCGCCCACCGGCCATAGCTTCTGGGTCACAGGTGAAGCCGCCCGAACTGAGGTGCATCGACTGCGCAGCATTTGCGACGCTGTGATCGTTGGCAGCAATACCGTACGGCAAGACAACCCTCAACTCACCTGTCGATTAGAAGCAGGGCGAAACCCCTTGCGAATCGTGATGAGCCGCAGCCTGAACCTACCTGAAAAAGCCCATCTCTGGGACACTGCCACAGCCCCAACCCTGGTTCTGACTGAAGCCAATCCCGATCCCAGTAAGCTCCAACCGGATACGCATGGGCAACAGCTTAGACAACAGTTCAGACAACTGCTGGAAAAGCAGGGCGTTGAAGTAGTTGAACTCGACCTCCTCACACCAAAGACCGCATTGGACTATCTATATAGTCGAGGTCTACTCACCGTGTTATGGGAATGCGGCGGCACACTAGCTGCTCAAGCTATTCGAGAGGGCACCGTACAAAAATTGCTAGCCTTCATCGCGCCCAAAATCATCGGCGGCTCTGGTTTTACACCCGTAGCGGATCTCGGCTTCACTGAAATGACCCAAGCCCTGCAACTGAAGCAATTGCAAGTGCGCCAATTGGGGCAAGACTGGCTATTTGAGGGGTATTTGTAG
- a CDS encoding cellulase family glycosylhydrolase, translating to MSVNRTSYAASNDYTSQNLGTAKSFDITPSLTDSSTPLSLSSPQTRSSSSQPADTLQASASMSASTASMSASATSMSASATDYWHTNGSQILNANNQPVRITGVNWFGFETANFAPHGLWARGYREMMDQIKNLGYNAIRLPFSNQLFDAGSKPNGIDFSKNADLQGLNGLQIMDKIVDYAGQKNLRIILDRHRPDAYAQSELWYTNSYSEARWISDWKMLASRYNGNSTVVGADLHNEPRGSATWGNGDFSRDWRLAAERAGNAILSVNSNWLIVVEGVQSHNGSNYWWGGNLMGAQSNPVRLNVPNRLVYSTHDYPQSVASQPWFSDSTFPNNLPAVWDKHWGYLHKNNIAPVLVGEFGSKLQTSQDNQWFDKLTSYLGTGARGINWTFWSWNPNSGDTGGLLQDDWRSVNSQKQAKLAPIQFSGPISSQPSLTISDAKRDEGNAGTANVSFSVKLSKASTKTVTVAYATANGTATGGSDYQGRSGSLTFNPGETQKAISIPVIGDTRVEANETLLVNLSKITNATLADAQGRGVISTDDPVNLSGSQTLTAELTPGDRSNPTLSSRHRDDYRLTGVSAGRRLRLNLDSTRFNPYLQLVNASTGQVLAANDNANGGLNSQLFMTVQSGVNYLIRVTSASNWATGSYTLRTSPA from the coding sequence ATGTCAGTCAATCGCACCAGTTATGCTGCGTCCAACGACTACACCAGTCAGAACTTAGGCACTGCTAAGTCATTCGACATCACGCCTTCCCTGACCGACTCCTCAACACCGCTCAGTCTCAGCAGTCCGCAAACACGCTCTAGCAGCAGTCAGCCAGCCGATACCCTTCAAGCCAGCGCCAGCATGAGCGCGAGCACTGCCAGCATGAGCGCGAGCGCTACCAGCATGAGCGCAAGCGCGACCGACTACTGGCACACCAACGGCAGCCAGATCCTCAACGCCAATAATCAACCGGTGCGTATTACCGGCGTCAACTGGTTCGGCTTTGAAACCGCTAACTTCGCTCCTCACGGGCTATGGGCGCGAGGCTACCGCGAGATGATGGATCAGATCAAGAACCTGGGCTACAACGCCATCCGTCTGCCCTTCTCCAACCAACTGTTTGATGCGGGCAGCAAACCCAACGGCATCGACTTCAGCAAGAACGCCGATTTGCAGGGCCTCAACGGTCTGCAAATTATGGACAAAATTGTCGATTACGCCGGACAGAAAAACCTGCGCATCATCTTGGACCGGCACCGCCCCGATGCCTACGCTCAATCTGAACTCTGGTACACCAACAGCTACTCCGAAGCACGCTGGATCTCCGACTGGAAAATGCTCGCCAGCCGCTACAACGGCAACTCCACCGTGGTTGGTGCCGACCTGCATAACGAGCCGCGCGGCAGCGCCACCTGGGGCAACGGTGACTTCAGCCGCGACTGGCGCTTAGCCGCAGAACGGGCAGGCAACGCCATCTTATCTGTCAACTCCAACTGGCTGATCGTGGTCGAAGGCGTCCAGTCCCACAACGGCAGCAACTATTGGTGGGGTGGCAACCTCATGGGAGCCCAGAGCAATCCCGTGCGACTGAATGTCCCCAATCGTTTGGTCTACTCCACCCACGACTACCCGCAGTCTGTCGCCTCTCAACCCTGGTTCAGCGACTCAACTTTCCCCAACAACCTGCCCGCCGTCTGGGACAAACATTGGGGTTACCTGCACAAAAACAACATCGCGCCAGTCCTAGTCGGCGAATTCGGCAGCAAACTCCAGACCAGCCAAGACAACCAGTGGTTCGACAAGCTCACCAGCTATCTGGGCACTGGCGCCAGGGGCATCAACTGGACCTTCTGGTCCTGGAATCCCAACTCCGGCGACACCGGCGGCCTGCTTCAGGATGACTGGCGGAGCGTCAATAGCCAGAAGCAAGCCAAACTGGCCCCCATTCAATTCTCCGGTCCCATCTCTAGCCAACCCTCGCTGACAATCAGCGACGCCAAACGCGACGAAGGCAACGCGGGCACTGCCAACGTCAGCTTCAGCGTGAAGTTATCAAAAGCCAGCACCAAAACTGTGACCGTTGCCTACGCCACCGCCAACGGCACGGCCACGGGTGGCTCCGACTACCAGGGCCGCAGCGGCAGCCTGACCTTCAATCCTGGCGAAACCCAGAAGGCCATCAGCATCCCCGTGATTGGCGATACGCGAGTAGAAGCCAATGAAACCCTCTTGGTTAATCTGAGCAAAATCACCAACGCCACGCTGGCCGATGCTCAAGGGCGGGGAGTAATCAGCACTGACGATCCGGTCAACCTCAGTGGCAGCCAAACTCTCACCGCCGAACTAACCCCAGGCGACCGCAGCAACCCCACGCTCAGCAGCCGCCACCGTGATGACTATCGCCTAACGGGGGTTTCTGCCGGACGACGACTGCGCCTCAACCTCGACTCGACCCGGTTCAATCCCTATCTGCAACTGGTGAATGCCTCAACCGGCCAGGTTCTCGCCGCCAACGACAACGCCAATGGTGGTCTCAACTCGCAACTGTTCATGACCGTGCAATCGGGCGTGAACTATCTGATCCGCGTCACCAGCGCCAGCAATTGGGCCACGGGCAGCTACACTCTGAGGACCAGCCCTGCCTGA
- the larC gene encoding nickel pincer cofactor biosynthesis protein LarC, with translation MDRRIAYFDCPTGISGDMCLGALVSAGVPLDYLRQQLEKLGIADEYKLWSELVQRNDQQATKVHVYLRADANPDQHAPHRHLPEIEHLIRQAKLPPRAEAWSLKVFQTLAIAEGAVHGIPPEQVHFHEVGATDALVDVVGTCLGLDWLDPDAIYCSALPTGGGTVRAAHGRLPVPTPAVLKLWELRGVPIYANGIDRELVTPTGAALVTALAQSFGPCPPMRLRKIGLGAGSQQLALPNILRLWLGEPGHSDHQHSHRQHGQAHHSHAHDHVDLEPDLPTPLVQPERGPGAEGLEPIAVLETQVDDLSPQVVGYLFDELPKAGALDVFTQAVGMKKSRPGLLLTVLCKPEDLEQCETVLFRETSTLGIRRRIQSRSILNRQFQTLETIYGPIQVKIAQRGQTIVNVQPEYEDCARLARAQQVPLAQVQQAALASWRLVNQR, from the coding sequence ATGGATCGGCGAATTGCCTATTTCGATTGTCCAACCGGCATCTCTGGCGACATGTGTTTGGGAGCGCTAGTTAGTGCGGGCGTGCCTCTGGACTATCTGCGTCAACAGCTAGAAAAACTGGGCATTGCCGATGAATATAAACTCTGGTCTGAACTGGTGCAGCGCAACGATCAGCAGGCGACCAAAGTGCATGTCTATTTGAGGGCTGATGCTAACCCGGATCAGCACGCGCCTCACCGCCATCTGCCTGAGATCGAACACCTGATCCGACAGGCAAAACTGCCGCCCCGTGCCGAAGCCTGGAGCCTCAAGGTCTTTCAAACCCTGGCAATTGCCGAAGGCGCCGTACACGGCATTCCCCCAGAGCAAGTTCACTTTCACGAAGTCGGTGCCACTGATGCCTTAGTCGATGTGGTTGGCACCTGCTTGGGTTTGGACTGGCTCGACCCGGATGCAATCTACTGCTCTGCGCTGCCCACCGGCGGCGGTACAGTCCGCGCTGCCCACGGACGCCTGCCCGTGCCCACCCCAGCCGTGCTCAAACTCTGGGAATTGCGTGGCGTCCCGATCTACGCCAACGGCATCGACCGCGAACTGGTGACTCCGACTGGCGCCGCCCTGGTCACGGCCCTCGCTCAGTCTTTCGGCCCCTGCCCCCCCATGCGCCTACGCAAAATCGGCCTGGGGGCAGGCTCGCAACAGCTGGCCCTGCCCAATATCCTGCGCCTCTGGCTGGGCGAACCAGGTCACAGCGACCATCAGCACAGCCATAGGCAGCACGGTCAAGCTCACCACAGCCACGCGCACGATCACGTTGACCTTGAGCCTGACTTGCCCACGCCCCTAGTGCAGCCGGAGCGCGGACCAGGTGCCGAAGGTCTAGAACCGATTGCCGTACTGGAAACTCAGGTCGATGACCTCAGCCCGCAAGTCGTGGGCTACCTATTTGATGAATTGCCCAAAGCCGGGGCCTTGGATGTGTTCACGCAGGCCGTGGGCATGAAAAAGTCCCGGCCTGGGCTCCTGCTCACCGTGCTTTGCAAACCGGAAGATCTGGAGCAGTGCGAAACCGTCTTGTTCCGCGAAACCAGCACTTTGGGCATTCGCCGCCGCATTCAATCTCGCTCGATCCTCAACCGGCAATTTCAAACCCTAGAAACGATCTACGGTCCCATACAGGTGAAAATCGCCCAACGCGGACAAACCATCGTGAACGTGCAGCCGGAATACGAAGACTGTGCCCGTCTGGCTCGAGCGCAACAGGTGCCCCTGGCTCAAGTGCAGCAAGCGGCTTTAGCCAGTTGGCGGTTAGTCAACCAGCGCTAA
- the argF gene encoding ornithine carbamoyltransferase has protein sequence MTELKGRDLLSLADLNRDELMGLLDLAAGMKAGKINRSHERKVLGLLFSKASTRTRVSFTVAMYQLGGQVIDLNPNVTQVSRGEPLADTARVLDRYLDVVAIRTFDQADLEAFAGYCQMPVINALTDQEHPCQVLADLLTVQEAFGKLDGLTLSYLGDGNNMAHSLMLGCALVGMNVRVAAPSEYSPDPKIVAQATALADGRSEVLVTTDAELAAKGAQVLYTDVWASMGQEDSAESRGPVFTPYQLNEHLQALADPEVIVLHCLPAHRGEEITEAVIEGQHSRVWDQAENRLHAQKALLASVL, from the coding sequence ATGACAGAACTCAAAGGGCGTGATCTGCTCAGTCTGGCTGACCTCAACCGAGATGAGTTGATGGGGTTGCTGGATTTGGCAGCGGGCATGAAGGCGGGCAAGATCAACCGCTCCCATGAACGGAAGGTGCTGGGTCTGCTGTTCTCTAAGGCCTCCACGCGCACCCGCGTTAGCTTCACGGTGGCGATGTATCAGTTGGGCGGTCAGGTGATTGACCTGAACCCCAATGTTACGCAGGTGAGCCGAGGTGAGCCTCTGGCTGATACGGCGCGGGTGCTGGATCGCTATCTGGATGTGGTCGCCATTCGCACGTTTGATCAGGCAGATTTGGAAGCGTTTGCGGGTTACTGCCAGATGCCTGTGATTAATGCGCTGACCGACCAAGAGCATCCTTGTCAGGTGTTGGCAGATTTGCTGACAGTGCAGGAAGCCTTTGGCAAGCTGGATGGGCTGACGCTGTCCTATCTGGGGGACGGCAATAATATGGCCCACTCGCTGATGCTGGGCTGTGCACTGGTGGGCATGAATGTACGCGTGGCGGCACCCTCTGAGTATTCACCTGACCCCAAGATTGTGGCGCAGGCGACGGCGCTGGCCGATGGGCGCTCGGAGGTGTTGGTGACGACGGATGCGGAACTGGCGGCGAAGGGCGCGCAGGTTCTCTATACCGATGTTTGGGCCAGCATGGGACAGGAGGACTCGGCGGAGTCACGAGGGCCGGTGTTTACGCCTTATCAGCTCAATGAGCATCTGCAAGCGCTGGCCGACCCGGAGGTGATTGTGCTCCACTGCTTACCGGCGCACCGGGGCGAAGAGATTACGGAAGCGGTGATCGAAGGGCAGCACTCGCGGGTGTGGGACCAGGCGGAGAATCGTCTCCATGCGCAAAAGGCTCTGCTGGCGAGTGTGCTCTAG
- the ctpC gene encoding carboxyl-terminal processing protease CtpC: MVDSPPPQSPRASKGLLISAAAALVALASCAVVQFSQSKPSWAVFRESPKELVDEVWQVINREYVDGTFNQVDWQQVRRTYVTDRTYNTREESYTAIREMLEKLNDPYTRFMDPQQFSNMQVDTSGELTGVGIQLAVDEKSKKLTVIAPIEDTPAFRAGIQSKDLITAIDGRSTENMDVNEAVRLIRGRAGTRVTLTIQRGNQAPFQVPVERQRIEIHPVRSSVRPDANAGPVGYIRLTQFNANASAEMRKAIQDLEKQNVSGYILDLRSNPGGLLYSAAEIARMWLSEGTIVSTIDRQGETDRISAGSRSLTDKPLVVLVDGGSASASEILAGALQDQKRATLVGTKTFGKGLVQSVHSLSDGSGIAVTIAHYYTPDGTDINKKGITPDIVLDLSDEQRQALRTDNTRIGSEGDPQYVRALGELKTRIAQARNAVTSNASGGAAQTARPAATPAATPGAAPVATPATTP, encoded by the coding sequence ATGGTAGATTCCCCGCCTCCCCAGTCTCCTCGCGCCTCCAAGGGTTTGCTGATCAGCGCTGCTGCTGCCCTGGTTGCCTTAGCGAGTTGTGCAGTGGTGCAGTTTTCCCAGTCGAAACCTAGCTGGGCAGTGTTCCGCGAGAGCCCGAAGGAACTGGTCGATGAAGTCTGGCAGGTCATCAACCGGGAATATGTGGACGGCACCTTCAATCAGGTGGACTGGCAGCAGGTTCGTCGCACTTATGTCACTGACCGCACTTACAACACCCGCGAGGAATCTTACACCGCTATCCGCGAGATGCTGGAAAAGCTGAACGATCCCTACACCCGGTTTATGGATCCGCAGCAATTTAGCAACATGCAGGTGGACACCTCTGGTGAACTCACCGGGGTGGGTATCCAGTTAGCGGTAGACGAGAAGAGCAAGAAGCTGACGGTTATTGCTCCCATTGAAGACACGCCTGCCTTCCGAGCTGGGATTCAATCCAAGGACTTGATCACGGCGATTGATGGGCGCTCAACTGAGAACATGGACGTCAACGAGGCGGTCCGGTTAATTCGAGGCCGGGCTGGTACGCGGGTGACACTGACGATTCAGCGTGGCAACCAAGCTCCTTTCCAGGTGCCGGTGGAGCGTCAACGTATTGAGATTCATCCGGTGCGCTCTAGTGTGCGTCCCGACGCCAATGCAGGGCCAGTGGGCTATATCCGCTTAACGCAATTCAACGCTAATGCCTCGGCTGAGATGCGCAAGGCGATCCAGGATTTGGAGAAGCAGAATGTCAGTGGCTACATTCTGGATCTGCGCTCTAACCCCGGTGGGCTCCTCTATTCGGCGGCTGAAATCGCTCGCATGTGGCTGTCGGAAGGCACGATTGTCTCGACCATTGACCGACAGGGTGAGACTGACCGGATTAGTGCTGGCAGCCGTTCGCTGACCGATAAACCCCTGGTGGTGCTGGTGGATGGTGGCTCAGCTAGTGCCAGTGAGATTCTGGCCGGGGCTTTGCAGGACCAGAAACGGGCAACGTTAGTCGGCACTAAGACCTTTGGCAAGGGGCTGGTGCAGTCGGTGCATTCGTTGAGCGACGGCTCGGGCATCGCGGTGACGATTGCTCACTACTACACGCCCGATGGCACGGACATTAACAAGAAGGGCATTACCCCCGATATCGTGCTGGATCTGAGCGATGAGCAACGGCAAGCGTTGCGCACCGATAACACTCGGATTGGCAGCGAGGGTGACCCGCAGTATGTGCGAGCTTTGGGTGAGCTGAAGACTCGCATTGCTCAGGCCCGCAATGCGGTGACCTCGAATGCGTCTGGTGGTGCTGCCCAAACCGCTAGACCCGCTGCGACACCGGCTGCGACACCAGGTGCGGCGCCCGTCGCTACACCCGCCACGACTCCTTAA
- the ispG gene encoding (E)-4-hydroxy-3-methylbut-2-enyl-diphosphate synthase: MPSSFTPEATGLIIRRKTRPVRVSSVTIGGGHPVVVQSMINEDTLDIAGSVAGIRRLHEVGCEIVRVTVPSLAHAKALAEIKQRLKATYQDVPLVADVHHNGMKIALEVAQHVDKVRINPGLYVFEKPRADRTEYTKAEFDEIGEKIRETLEPLVISLRDQGKAMRIGVNHGSLAERMLFTYGDTPEGMVESALEFIRICESLDFRNLVISLKASRVPVMVAAYRLLAQRLDAQGMDYPLHLGVTEAGDGEYGRIKSTAGIATLLADGIGDTIRVSLTEAPENEIPVCYSILQALGLRKTMVEYVACPSCGRTLFNLEEVLHKVREATKHLTGLDIAVMGCIVNGPGEMADADYGYVGKTPGYISLYRGREEIKKVPEDQGVEELINLIKADDRWVEPES; the protein is encoded by the coding sequence GTGCCATCGAGTTTTACGCCAGAGGCAACCGGCCTCATCATCCGTCGCAAAACCCGGCCCGTGCGGGTTAGCAGTGTCACGATCGGCGGCGGACATCCAGTCGTCGTCCAGTCGATGATCAATGAAGACACCCTAGACATTGCTGGTTCCGTAGCGGGCATCCGTCGCCTGCACGAGGTGGGCTGTGAAATTGTCCGAGTCACGGTGCCCAGCCTTGCTCACGCTAAAGCCCTGGCGGAGATTAAGCAACGGCTGAAGGCAACTTATCAGGATGTGCCCCTAGTGGCCGATGTCCACCATAACGGCATGAAAATTGCCCTGGAAGTGGCTCAGCATGTTGATAAGGTGCGGATCAATCCCGGCTTATATGTGTTTGAGAAGCCTAGAGCCGACCGTACCGAATACACCAAGGCTGAATTTGATGAGATTGGCGAGAAGATCCGCGAGACGCTGGAACCCTTAGTAATTAGCTTGCGCGACCAGGGCAAGGCGATGCGCATTGGCGTCAACCACGGTTCGCTAGCGGAGCGGATGCTGTTTACCTATGGCGACACGCCTGAAGGCATGGTGGAGTCGGCTCTGGAATTCATTCGCATCTGTGAGTCGCTGGACTTCCGCAATCTGGTGATTTCGCTCAAAGCTTCCCGCGTACCAGTGATGGTGGCAGCCTATCGCCTGCTGGCCCAGCGCCTAGATGCTCAGGGAATGGACTATCCGTTGCACTTAGGTGTTACTGAAGCTGGCGATGGCGAGTACGGACGGATTAAGTCCACGGCTGGGATCGCAACCCTGCTAGCCGATGGCATTGGCGACACGATTCGAGTCTCGTTGACCGAAGCGCCAGAAAATGAAATCCCGGTCTGCTACAGCATTCTGCAAGCTCTGGGCCTGCGCAAGACCATGGTGGAGTATGTGGCCTGCCCTTCCTGCGGTCGCACGCTCTTTAACTTAGAGGAGGTGCTGCACAAGGTGCGGGAAGCAACCAAGCACCTAACTGGCTTAGATATCGCTGTCATGGGCTGCATCGTCAACGGACCGGGCGAAATGGCAGACGCAGACTACGGCTATGTCGGCAAAACCCCCGGCTACATCTCACTGTATCGAGGGCGAGAAGAGATCAAGAAGGTTCCTGAGGATCAGGGGGTTGAGGAGCTAATCAACCTGATCAAAGCCGATGATCGCTGGGTTGAGCCTGAAAGCTAG
- a CDS encoding phosphoribosylanthranilate isomerase, translating to MRVKICGITRPEQGVAIARCGANSLGFICVSSSPRAVTPAQIRTVTDQLWSQLPAAEVPDRLGVFADASLSQIQDTVLAGGLNGVQLHSQEPPEFCAALRAAFRKLNQDVDIVKALRIRTAADLAQAALYADQVDALLLDAYDPVQLGGTGHTLDWTALRDFRPGCAWILAGGLNASNISRALMLLDPDGIDLSSGVERAPGDKDLAQVAQFFEVLANLKKPQIVPS from the coding sequence ATGCGGGTCAAAATCTGTGGCATTACCCGACCGGAGCAGGGAGTTGCCATTGCTCGATGCGGTGCCAATTCGTTGGGCTTCATCTGTGTATCTAGTTCACCCCGTGCGGTGACACCAGCCCAAATTCGCACCGTCACTGACCAGCTATGGAGCCAGTTGCCTGCGGCTGAGGTCCCTGACCGCTTGGGCGTGTTTGCTGATGCCAGCTTGAGTCAAATTCAAGACACCGTGCTTGCTGGCGGGCTCAACGGCGTTCAACTACACAGCCAGGAACCACCAGAGTTCTGCGCAGCTCTACGCGCAGCCTTTCGTAAACTTAACCAGGATGTCGACATTGTTAAGGCGCTACGCATTCGCACCGCTGCTGACCTGGCTCAAGCAGCCCTATACGCGGATCAGGTGGACGCGCTACTGCTCGATGCCTATGATCCAGTGCAGCTCGGGGGAACCGGCCATACCCTAGACTGGACTGCCCTGCGCGACTTTCGCCCTGGTTGTGCCTGGATTTTGGCGGGAGGACTCAATGCCAGCAATATCAGCCGGGCTTTAATGCTGCTGGATCCAGATGGCATTGACCTGTCGAGTGGGGTCGAGCGAGCCCCTGGCGACAAAGACCTGGCCCAGGTAGCTCAGTTTTTCGAGGTCTTGGCCAATCTCAAAAAGCCACAAATCGTTCCGTCCTGA